The following coding sequences lie in one Flagellimonas eckloniae genomic window:
- a CDS encoding glycoside hydrolase family 2 TIM barrel-domain containing protein, which yields MKFQIYLRKCIPLSLLLFLSVLNGFSQRTETNFNQNWRFILEDDSSFSKENLDDSAWITLDVPHDWSFEKGVREGGDQGQGGGYHDGGIGWYRKSFERNKERLSNTTYIEFEGVYMNSEVWVNGAYLGKRPYGYISFRYDISEYLKEGQNTIAVRVDNSLEPSARWYHPCGIYAPVHLIEVQPTHIAPNGVFVTTPKITNSKATVAAKINMIEAKKGLVLKVRVLSPQGKILATTSRNIQNIEDDFQIEFEVDNPSFWSPETPEVYQLMTQIESNETVLDEVKTNFGFRTIEWKTETGFWLNGENIKLKGVCEHWEGGPVGGAWTKPMLRWKLQLLKDMGINAIRPSHNPTPPMFYNLCDEIGLLVMDEIFDGWHKKAAQDYGKQAFDSWWQRDMKEWITRDRNHPSIFLWSLGNETHSDIAPELVRFGKSLDTTRLFTSGAGNSEDMEIIGVNGGSETKKFIESKTFDKPFISTEAPHTWQTRGYYRTQTWWRDNELPGTYPLPDLTEKEIFFYEGIDPKNWKNRKQSFNSSYDNATVRVSARKYWEVVRDLPWHSGHFRWTGFDYYGEAGLAHGGLPFNLFMGGALDVAGFKKDLFYFYQSQWTKETMLHMLPSWTHPRMKKSNVVPVWVYSNADEVELFLNGKSLGKDKPGTVWNEMQCEWMVPYQEGKLEAVAYKKGQEVKRTAFNTSKQPSKLKTTLDTLAAESGFTTSYIITSEGMDANDNLFPYAENKVYYNLLGDLEKVSIENGNPIDPTSRTKANFRSMFFGKVRLFLEEKENAQEGSLITGGILGDKALYLSNQVSIIAEEIPILGKINNAKLEILYTTNGTDPETSGIPYQKPFEVTDGTTVKAVVKQNGKVVLNMSEKFGKNEGLFWGDEHSEDMWIGRGINIAAEEGIMEGGAKSSKNAHRFKGSGFVKFDGKEGAITWYQENDGEAGDYSIRFRYMHNNTDQLHPMELYVNDEYIRTLEFHPTGGWEKEWKFVPTIITLNTGANNIQLKTTGKSGPFIDELYID from the coding sequence ATGAAATTTCAAATTTATTTGAGAAAATGTATACCTCTTTCGTTGCTGCTTTTCCTTTCTGTATTAAACGGTTTTTCACAACGTACTGAAACCAACTTCAATCAAAATTGGCGATTTATTTTAGAGGACGATTCTTCCTTTTCAAAAGAAAATCTAGATGATTCAGCTTGGATTACTCTAGATGTTCCTCACGATTGGTCTTTCGAAAAAGGTGTCAGAGAAGGTGGTGATCAAGGTCAAGGTGGTGGTTATCACGATGGTGGAATCGGTTGGTACCGCAAATCTTTCGAACGGAATAAAGAAAGGCTTTCCAACACTACATACATTGAATTTGAAGGAGTCTATATGAACAGTGAGGTATGGGTCAACGGGGCGTATTTGGGCAAACGACCTTACGGCTATATTAGTTTCAGGTATGATATTTCCGAATATTTAAAAGAAGGTCAAAATACCATTGCTGTCCGTGTTGACAATAGTTTGGAACCATCCGCACGCTGGTATCACCCATGTGGCATTTATGCCCCTGTTCATTTGATAGAAGTACAACCCACACACATTGCGCCAAACGGTGTTTTTGTAACTACACCTAAAATCACCAACTCAAAAGCTACGGTAGCTGCTAAAATCAACATGATTGAAGCAAAAAAAGGCTTGGTTTTAAAGGTAAGGGTACTCTCTCCTCAAGGAAAAATCCTTGCGACCACTTCAAGAAATATCCAAAACATCGAAGATGATTTCCAAATTGAATTTGAAGTAGATAACCCCTCATTTTGGAGTCCAGAAACACCAGAAGTATACCAGCTCATGACTCAAATAGAGAGCAACGAAACAGTACTTGATGAAGTCAAGACCAATTTTGGCTTTAGAACGATTGAATGGAAAACAGAAACCGGGTTTTGGCTCAATGGTGAGAATATTAAATTAAAAGGGGTATGTGAACATTGGGAAGGTGGCCCTGTTGGTGGTGCTTGGACCAAGCCTATGCTGCGTTGGAAACTGCAATTGCTAAAAGACATGGGCATTAATGCAATTCGTCCATCCCACAACCCTACTCCACCTATGTTCTATAATCTTTGTGATGAAATTGGTTTGTTGGTGATGGACGAAATATTTGATGGTTGGCATAAAAAGGCAGCACAGGATTATGGCAAGCAAGCGTTCGATTCTTGGTGGCAACGAGATATGAAAGAATGGATTACCAGAGACCGTAATCATCCCAGCATTTTTCTTTGGAGTTTGGGTAACGAAACACATAGTGACATTGCTCCAGAATTGGTGAGATTCGGAAAAAGTTTGGATACTACACGCTTGTTCACCTCTGGAGCGGGGAATAGTGAGGACATGGAAATCATTGGCGTTAACGGGGGCTCTGAAACAAAAAAATTCATTGAAAGTAAAACCTTTGACAAGCCGTTCATTTCTACTGAAGCACCCCATACATGGCAAACACGTGGATACTATAGAACACAAACATGGTGGAGAGATAATGAACTGCCAGGCACATATCCATTACCAGATTTAACCGAAAAAGAAATTTTCTTTTATGAAGGTATTGACCCTAAAAACTGGAAAAACAGAAAACAAAGCTTCAATTCATCATATGATAATGCTACGGTTAGAGTGTCTGCAAGAAAGTATTGGGAAGTAGTACGCGATTTACCTTGGCATAGTGGCCATTTCCGTTGGACAGGTTTTGATTATTATGGAGAAGCAGGTCTAGCACACGGAGGCTTGCCCTTTAATTTATTTATGGGCGGTGCTTTGGACGTTGCCGGATTCAAAAAGGACTTGTTCTATTTCTACCAAAGTCAATGGACCAAAGAAACCATGTTGCATATGCTACCAAGTTGGACACACCCTAGAATGAAAAAGAGTAATGTAGTCCCAGTTTGGGTGTATTCAAATGCAGATGAAGTTGAATTATTTCTCAATGGCAAATCTTTAGGTAAGGATAAACCGGGAACCGTTTGGAACGAAATGCAGTGCGAATGGATGGTGCCCTACCAAGAAGGAAAACTTGAGGCCGTAGCCTATAAAAAAGGTCAAGAAGTAAAACGAACAGCTTTTAACACAAGCAAGCAACCATCAAAATTAAAAACAACACTAGATACATTAGCTGCCGAATCAGGTTTCACCACAAGTTACATCATAACTTCTGAAGGTATGGATGCCAATGACAATCTATTCCCTTATGCGGAAAACAAGGTGTATTACAATCTACTTGGCGATTTAGAAAAAGTATCTATTGAAAATGGAAACCCCATAGACCCAACCAGTCGTACCAAAGCTAATTTTAGAAGTATGTTTTTTGGAAAAGTTAGATTGTTTCTAGAAGAAAAAGAAAATGCCCAAGAGGGTTCCCTTATTACTGGAGGCATTTTAGGCGATAAAGCACTGTATTTATCCAACCAAGTTTCCATTATCGCCGAAGAAATTCCAATCCTTGGTAAAATCAATAATGCCAAACTCGAAATACTTTATACTACCAATGGCACTGACCCAGAGACTAGTGGGATTCCATATCAAAAACCATTTGAAGTTACAGATGGCACTACCGTTAAGGCTGTTGTAAAACAAAATGGGAAAGTCGTTTTGAATATGAGTGAGAAATTTGGAAAAAATGAAGGCCTATTTTGGGGTGATGAACATTCAGAAGATATGTGGATCGGGAGAGGAATCAATATTGCCGCAGAAGAGGGTATCATGGAAGGTGGAGCAAAATCGAGTAAAAATGCGCATCGATTTAAAGGTAGTGGATTTGTAAAATTCGATGGAAAAGAAGGTGCAATAACGTGGTATCAAGAAAACGATGGTGAGGCCGGTGATTATAGTATTCGGTTCAGATATATGCACAACAATACAGATCAACTGCATCCGATGGAATTATACGTAAACGATGAATACATCAGAACGCTAGAGTTTCATCCAACGGGGGGTTGGGAAAAAGAATGGAAATTTGTGCCAACCATTATTACCCTTAACACTGGAGCAAATAACATTCAATTAAAGACTACTGGCAAAAGCGGACCTTTTATTGATGAATTGTACATTGATTAA
- a CDS encoding glycosyl hydrolase: protein MKTFYPLGIRFLILFGFVLFGPCSYGQMTTSNLEVKFKNPPEEARPRTWYHIMNGNMSKVGVTKDLEAMVEAGIGGIILFNVSHRIPEGNIIFNSPEHIEIIGHAAAECERLGLSFGVHNCDGWTSSGGPWVTPEHSMKQVVFSETITDGGHVNLMLKTPSQRGDFYQDIAVLAYPAFASEINDAKLLPKLSSSNTDLNLAVLTNGKIDNRTFLKAEGNTPWIQFSYESPFTLRSLYINFEKAISAKGKVVLQTSKNGIDFNTISELKLLRQGKKEHGIDMSFDGITSRFFRIQSEIALDISEIKLSSTQRFDNMLARTSLFKLENHRIPEIKASNKSMVVQKKDIINLTNAMTKNGQLTTQLPEGKWSIMRFGYTITGAVNSPASDAGRGWEVDKMNRESFKTFYDGYVKNVIDISKPVAPNALQYIEIDSYEVGGQNWTKGYENQFNSELGYNILDYLPLYAGRYINDAETTERILWDIRNFNSKMMTDNYFEYFTELCHKDGLISYIEPYSFNASFNELDAARKVDIPMGEFWMHQRYQTETAVSGARIYGKNIISAESFSARPEVNWKGHPGSLKLTGDKAWTLGINEFMFHRYAHQANTNVAPGMTMSQWGSHIDRTQTWWDNAGKSWFKYLARGQFMLRQGTPVSRVLTFVGDGSPNSIVKRNALKLPNHINFDCVNTDALLNRVTSTNGKLVFPDGLTYDVLQLFNTKEIYLSTLKRIAELSKQGVVIIGEKPKELGGFKITEEDKKAFTNLVGIIWNSPSTYVEITDWDALFKKHNIPIDLLIEDGEDINYIHRKTAEKDIYFFFNPDTTTTKRTYRCTFNVNGKIPELWNQMTGKITKLSAFEHENGKTFVDITLPAEGSTFIVFREISNGINSIQPNSIKAYSNIKSTLSNKNAIQFEINKNGTYDFLLKDGNSKTISIKDLPKALDISKDWEVTFPDIKFKDNAFSFSNLIDWTTHKGEVIKYYSGTATYVKTFNIKDEMLAKGQKITIDLGQVNIAAKVVLNDTNLGVLWKAPFIIDATSALKKGENTIKIEITNQWTNRLIGDENYPNISGYELSMDKMPDWYINNKPANLGERSTFTVYPFYEQGDELLPAGLIGPIRIIPSVIQLLEP from the coding sequence ATGAAAACCTTTTATCCTTTAGGCATCAGATTTTTAATCCTATTTGGTTTTGTATTGTTTGGGCCGTGCTCGTATGGGCAAATGACAACTTCAAATCTAGAAGTCAAGTTTAAAAATCCTCCAGAAGAAGCCAGACCAAGAACATGGTACCATATCATGAATGGCAATATGAGCAAAGTAGGTGTAACAAAAGATTTGGAAGCTATGGTCGAAGCAGGTATTGGTGGAATCATTTTGTTCAACGTATCCCATAGAATTCCTGAAGGCAATATAATCTTTAATTCCCCTGAGCATATTGAAATAATCGGTCATGCTGCAGCCGAGTGTGAACGCTTAGGTTTAAGTTTTGGAGTACACAATTGTGATGGGTGGACTTCGAGTGGAGGACCATGGGTAACTCCTGAACATTCCATGAAGCAAGTTGTATTCAGTGAAACGATAACCGATGGAGGCCATGTCAATCTTATGCTTAAAACCCCTAGCCAAAGAGGAGATTTTTATCAGGATATCGCGGTTCTCGCCTATCCCGCGTTTGCATCCGAGATAAACGATGCTAAGCTACTACCCAAATTGAGTTCTTCAAATACAGATTTAAATCTAGCGGTCTTAACTAATGGCAAAATTGACAATAGAACGTTCTTAAAAGCAGAAGGTAACACCCCTTGGATTCAATTTAGCTACGAAAGTCCTTTTACGCTGCGTTCATTATATATAAACTTTGAAAAGGCCATCAGTGCGAAAGGCAAAGTTGTACTACAGACCTCAAAAAACGGAATTGATTTCAATACTATATCAGAACTCAAACTTTTACGTCAAGGTAAAAAAGAGCATGGCATTGATATGTCTTTTGATGGAATTACCAGCCGCTTTTTCAGAATTCAAAGTGAAATCGCCTTGGACATTTCTGAAATTAAGCTAAGTTCTACCCAGCGCTTCGATAATATGTTGGCACGTACTTCGCTGTTCAAACTGGAAAACCATCGTATTCCTGAAATCAAAGCGTCCAACAAATCGATGGTTGTTCAAAAAAAGGATATCATCAACCTCACTAATGCTATGACCAAAAATGGACAACTAACCACACAGCTACCAGAAGGAAAATGGAGCATCATGCGTTTTGGATATACAATTACAGGTGCAGTGAACAGTCCTGCATCAGACGCAGGAAGAGGTTGGGAAGTGGACAAAATGAATCGCGAATCTTTCAAAACCTTTTACGATGGCTATGTAAAAAACGTCATTGATATATCCAAGCCAGTTGCGCCCAATGCCTTGCAATATATCGAAATAGATAGCTATGAGGTTGGAGGGCAAAATTGGACCAAAGGCTATGAAAACCAATTTAATAGTGAACTGGGGTACAACATCCTTGATTATTTGCCCTTGTACGCGGGGCGTTATATCAATGATGCAGAGACCACCGAACGTATTTTGTGGGATATCCGAAACTTCAATAGCAAAATGATGACCGATAATTATTTTGAATATTTCACGGAGCTTTGCCATAAAGATGGTCTCATAAGCTATATTGAACCTTATAGTTTTAATGCTTCTTTTAACGAACTCGACGCCGCAAGAAAAGTGGACATACCTATGGGCGAGTTTTGGATGCATCAGCGTTACCAAACAGAAACAGCAGTTTCTGGCGCCCGTATTTATGGTAAGAACATTATTTCTGCAGAGTCCTTTTCGGCAAGGCCAGAAGTCAATTGGAAAGGTCATCCCGGTAGTTTAAAGTTAACAGGTGACAAAGCATGGACGCTTGGCATCAACGAATTTATGTTTCATCGTTATGCGCATCAAGCCAATACCAATGTGGCACCAGGAATGACTATGAGTCAATGGGGCTCACATATTGACCGTACCCAAACGTGGTGGGACAATGCTGGCAAGTCATGGTTCAAATATCTTGCCCGGGGGCAATTCATGCTACGCCAAGGTACACCTGTCTCGAGAGTTCTCACTTTTGTTGGTGATGGATCACCGAATTCAATTGTAAAACGGAATGCATTAAAACTACCAAATCACATCAATTTTGATTGCGTCAATACCGATGCGCTTCTAAACAGAGTAACCAGCACTAATGGTAAACTCGTTTTTCCAGATGGTTTGACCTATGATGTACTACAACTTTTTAATACCAAAGAAATATACCTTTCAACACTTAAAAGAATTGCAGAACTATCAAAACAAGGTGTTGTCATTATTGGTGAAAAACCAAAGGAATTAGGAGGTTTTAAAATTACCGAAGAAGATAAGAAAGCCTTCACTAACCTCGTTGGTATTATTTGGAACAGCCCTAGCACATACGTTGAAATAACAGATTGGGATGCCTTGTTTAAAAAGCATAATATTCCAATAGATTTATTGATAGAAGATGGTGAGGACATCAATTACATCCATAGAAAAACAGCCGAAAAGGATATTTATTTTTTCTTTAATCCAGATACTACTACAACCAAACGCACATATAGATGTACGTTCAATGTAAACGGAAAAATTCCAGAATTATGGAACCAAATGACAGGAAAAATCACAAAACTAAGTGCTTTCGAACATGAAAATGGGAAAACCTTTGTAGATATAACTTTACCTGCCGAAGGGTCTACTTTTATAGTTTTTAGAGAAATATCCAATGGTATAAATTCAATACAGCCAAACAGTATAAAAGCGTATTCAAACATAAAATCGACATTATCAAATAAAAATGCAATTCAATTTGAAATTAACAAAAATGGTACGTATGATTTTCTATTGAAGGACGGCAATTCAAAAACGATATCGATAAAAGACCTACCTAAAGCACTTGATATCTCTAAGGATTGGGAAGTCACTTTTCCTGATATAAAGTTTAAGGATAATGCCTTTTCATTTTCAAATTTAATAGACTGGACAACACATAAGGGTGAAGTCATAAAATATTATTCGGGAACCGCAACCTATGTAAAAACATTCAATATTAAAGATGAAATGCTTGCAAAAGGCCAAAAGATTACCATCGATTTAGGTCAAGTTAATATCGCCGCGAAGGTTGTTTTAAATGATACGAATTTAGGGGTGCTTTGGAAAGCCCCATTCATAATAGATGCAACTTCAGCTTTAAAGAAAGGGGAAAATACCATTAAAATTGAAATAACAAACCAGTGGACCAATAGATTAATTGGGGATGAAAATTACCCTAACATTTCTGGCTATGAGCTATCTATGGATAAAATGCCGGATTGGTATATTAATAATAAACCTGCAAATCTTGGAGAAAGGTCCACTTTTACGGTATATCCATTTTACGAACAAGGAGATGAATTATTGCCTGCTGGTTTGATTGGACCCATTCGAATAATACCTTCTGTTATACAACTTTTAGAACCTTAA
- a CDS encoding glycosyl hydrolase gives MRNFIASFILPFILLLSCQTEKKETSNLEDEFKNPPEASRPRTWMHAMSGNMTKAGITKDLEAMAEVGLGGLLLFNITQGIPNGPIKYNSPEHHEMISHTAKEAQRLGLTFGVHNCDGWSASGGPWITPEESMKMVVWNETQVSGGDIELALEKPTEREGFYRDIAVIAYPALESELDDATNTPTLTSSDKRLDISIVSDGKVDDVSELGAKNNKNPWLQFNYQYPKTIRSVKIVFNDRHAKAILQTSDDGTNFKDVRDLFKVRTGKGEWAINDHFEGITSKYFRLQFNQPTKLKEVQLTSTYFINNPLGRTSITRTEDHRLDVIGNAEDKMIISKEDIKDLSKNMTEAGMLKATLPRGSWTILRFGYTSTGAFNNPASDEGRGLEVDKLSRAPFKKHYDAFIKKVVENSKAIAPNALKYAEIDSYEMGGQNWTEGFVEIFSNEKGYDFISKLPLVAGRFIESPEASEAVLYDYRQVITNLMTKNYFQYFTELCNADGLESYIEPYGFGPLNDLDIGGVTDIPMGEFWMNRPITQTASAVSSAHIYGKPVISAESFTSRPEINWKGHPAMAKTSGDLAWTYGINEFMFHRFAHQANTHAEPGMTMNRWGFHFDRTQTWWKNAGAAWFDYIARGSHMLRQGVPVSDMLVYVGEGTPNSSYYRTDFNPVIPKQINFDNVNTDVLRNRLKIENGELKLPEGTTYKILVLKNSETLSLPTLKRILEIAKSGVTIFGDRPKKLSGYQASAESKKQFEQLAKELAPLIGEADDWKKVMNTAKLEPDMDILNGDAVDYFHRKTKEEDIYFFFNADTIGTKTFKTSFRVANKIPELWNPMDGSITKMAQFKNDGNSTVTDIELNTGESVFVVFREEASDVESVPSPVKDVFFTLSEENKIQATTATIGNYDVQLSSGKTWKVSIKDIPEPVDISKDWEVSFQEGHGYGGNVQFESLVDWSKHGMDSINHYSGTATYVKDFNLTKDQIEANTNVTLDLGTVHIAAEVIINGKKVAVSWMPPFQLDVTDFVHLGNNTLEIQLTNLWSNRLIGDERYPPNDGGYQLGQHRATSLTMPEWYTNNEPRPPGKRTTFTTAPFYKKDDPLVPSGLIGPVQIHFSKTITKSSN, from the coding sequence ATGCGAAACTTTATAGCTAGTTTTATTTTACCGTTCATCTTACTCCTTTCTTGCCAAACGGAGAAAAAGGAAACATCCAACCTAGAAGATGAATTCAAAAATCCTCCAGAGGCATCTAGACCTAGAACATGGATGCACGCCATGAGCGGAAATATGACCAAAGCCGGGATTACGAAAGATTTAGAAGCAATGGCAGAAGTTGGCCTCGGAGGCTTGTTGTTGTTCAATATCACACAGGGTATACCCAATGGCCCTATCAAATACAATTCTCCCGAACATCATGAGATGATTTCACATACCGCCAAGGAAGCTCAGCGATTGGGACTCACTTTTGGGGTGCACAATTGTGATGGATGGTCTGCTAGTGGTGGCCCATGGATCACCCCTGAGGAATCCATGAAAATGGTAGTTTGGAATGAAACGCAAGTATCTGGTGGAGACATTGAATTGGCACTTGAAAAACCAACGGAACGAGAAGGTTTTTATAGAGACATTGCCGTAATCGCCTATCCAGCTTTGGAATCCGAACTGGATGATGCCACTAACACGCCCACCCTAACTTCTTCAGATAAACGCCTTGATATTTCAATAGTTTCTGATGGTAAAGTCGATGATGTATCCGAATTAGGTGCCAAAAACAATAAGAATCCTTGGCTACAATTCAACTACCAGTATCCAAAGACCATACGCTCGGTCAAGATCGTCTTCAATGACAGGCATGCAAAAGCAATTTTGCAGACCAGTGACGATGGTACAAATTTCAAGGACGTAAGAGATTTATTTAAAGTCCGAACCGGAAAAGGGGAGTGGGCCATCAACGACCATTTTGAAGGTATTACTTCAAAGTATTTTAGATTACAGTTCAATCAACCGACCAAACTGAAAGAAGTGCAGCTCACCAGCACTTATTTTATAAACAACCCATTAGGCAGAACTTCGATTACCAGAACAGAAGACCACCGATTGGATGTGATTGGCAATGCAGAAGATAAAATGATCATCTCCAAAGAGGACATCAAGGATTTAAGCAAAAACATGACCGAAGCCGGAATGCTGAAAGCAACTCTACCCAGAGGAAGCTGGACTATCTTACGTTTCGGGTATACCTCTACAGGTGCCTTCAATAATCCTGCATCTGATGAGGGACGGGGATTGGAGGTAGATAAATTAAGTCGGGCGCCTTTTAAAAAACACTACGACGCCTTTATCAAAAAGGTAGTTGAAAATTCAAAAGCGATAGCTCCTAATGCTTTAAAATATGCAGAAATCGACAGCTACGAAATGGGAGGGCAAAACTGGACAGAGGGTTTTGTTGAAATATTTTCAAATGAAAAAGGGTATGATTTCATCTCTAAACTACCTCTAGTTGCAGGGCGTTTCATAGAAAGTCCCGAAGCCTCTGAAGCCGTTCTTTATGACTATCGTCAAGTCATAACTAACTTAATGACCAAAAACTATTTTCAATACTTTACCGAACTCTGTAATGCTGATGGTCTGGAAAGCTACATTGAACCTTATGGATTTGGCCCTTTAAATGATTTGGACATAGGTGGCGTAACCGATATCCCCATGGGCGAATTTTGGATGAATAGACCCATTACCCAGACCGCATCCGCGGTTTCTTCTGCCCATATTTATGGGAAACCTGTGATTTCTGCAGAATCCTTTACCTCAAGGCCAGAAATCAACTGGAAAGGTCACCCTGCAATGGCAAAAACTTCTGGTGACTTGGCATGGACCTATGGTATTAATGAGTTTATGTTTCATCGTTTTGCGCATCAAGCCAACACTCATGCCGAACCCGGCATGACCATGAACCGTTGGGGCTTTCATTTTGACCGTACCCAAACCTGGTGGAAAAACGCAGGAGCTGCTTGGTTTGATTATATCGCTCGTGGTTCTCATATGCTTCGGCAAGGCGTACCAGTTTCCGATATGTTGGTCTATGTGGGTGAAGGAACCCCAAATTCTTCCTATTACAGAACAGATTTTAATCCCGTGATTCCAAAACAAATCAATTTTGACAATGTCAACACCGATGTACTTCGCAACCGATTAAAAATTGAAAATGGCGAATTAAAACTTCCGGAGGGAACCACCTACAAAATATTGGTGTTGAAAAATAGTGAGACACTTTCTCTGCCAACACTAAAGCGAATCCTTGAAATTGCAAAAAGCGGGGTTACCATTTTCGGTGATAGACCGAAAAAGCTATCCGGATATCAAGCATCAGCAGAATCAAAAAAGCAGTTTGAGCAATTGGCCAAGGAATTGGCACCTTTAATAGGTGAAGCAGATGATTGGAAAAAGGTAATGAACACCGCTAAATTGGAGCCCGATATGGACATTCTCAATGGTGATGCCGTAGATTATTTCCACAGAAAAACAAAGGAAGAGGACATTTACTTCTTTTTCAATGCCGATACCATTGGTACCAAAACGTTCAAGACCTCTTTTAGGGTAGCTAATAAAATTCCTGAACTATGGAATCCCATGGACGGAAGCATTACCAAAATGGCACAGTTCAAAAATGACGGAAATAGTACAGTTACAGATATTGAATTAAATACAGGCGAATCGGTATTCGTGGTTTTCCGTGAAGAAGCTTCCGATGTTGAATCGGTTCCAAGTCCTGTAAAAGATGTATTTTTTACTTTATCCGAAGAGAATAAAATACAAGCCACTACAGCTACAATCGGTAATTACGACGTGCAATTATCATCAGGAAAAACATGGAAAGTTTCAATAAAAGATATTCCTGAACCCGTTGATATTTCAAAAGATTGGGAAGTTTCGTTCCAAGAAGGCCATGGTTATGGCGGTAATGTGCAATTTGAATCCTTAGTGGACTGGAGCAAACATGGAATGGATTCAATCAACCATTACAGCGGTACTGCTACGTATGTCAAAGATTTCAATTTGACCAAAGACCAGATTGAAGCGAATACGAACGTAACCTTAGATTTGGGGACGGTCCATATCGCTGCAGAAGTTATCATCAATGGAAAAAAAGTTGCTGTTTCGTGGATGCCACCTTTCCAGTTGGACGTAACCGATTTTGTTCATCTTGGAAACAATACCTTAGAAATTCAACTTACCAATCTATGGAGCAACCGTTTGATTGGTGATGAACGCTATCCCCCAAATGATGGTGGGTATCAACTAGGGCAGCATAGAGCTACATCTTTGACAATGCCAGAATGGTACACCAACAATGAACCTAGGCCCCCGGGAAAAAGAACAACTTTCACCACAGCGCCCTTTTATAAGAAAGATGATCCATTAGTTCCTTCAGGATTGATAGGGCCCGTACAAATCCATTTCTCAAAGACAATAACGAAATCTTCAAACTAA
- a CDS encoding family 43 glycosylhydrolase gives MQNKKNTLLFSLFLMGLIATGQNPIVPNKGLNDPHIHIFKDTAYVYASHDKSIENKRFIMEDWWVWSSPDLVNWTHRSTLKPEETYIRKPFEGCWATDVGYRNGKYYWYFSERNQQTGVMVADSPTGPWSDPLGEPLLKEDLTPSDEYDMAIFEEDGEHYIIFGVWDYYIAKLNYDMVSLAETPRKIEIKNPRGPYNQDGNNTEKPTDDKPFVHKYKDKYYLSWGCFYAISDNLYGPYNYIDTVIKKESFAKGYEAPTWPNGFLQGRHGSFFEWHNQWYYTYCDISQTGNRWFRDTFISYVHYKDNGEIATIRVDGIGVANYNADQPVIEAEDYFKMEGMVKKEYGENGFIVATNAKKSYLNFPNIKEIKGYSGITFTIDSIEESQFSIEIRRNQLDGEVLASKKIQIAPLDKNFTSVSIPITTGFEETENLYFLIHKKSGGAVEIDNFKFYK, from the coding sequence ATGCAAAACAAAAAAAATACATTACTTTTTTCATTATTCCTGATGGGGCTAATCGCTACAGGACAAAATCCTATCGTCCCAAACAAAGGACTTAACGACCCGCATATACACATATTTAAAGATACCGCTTACGTGTATGCTTCCCATGACAAATCTATAGAAAACAAGAGATTTATCATGGAAGATTGGTGGGTGTGGTCCTCCCCTGACCTGGTCAATTGGACGCACAGAAGTACCCTAAAACCAGAAGAAACCTATATTAGAAAACCTTTTGAGGGCTGTTGGGCAACCGACGTCGGATACAGAAACGGAAAATACTATTGGTATTTTTCAGAACGTAATCAACAAACTGGGGTTATGGTTGCCGATTCACCAACGGGCCCGTGGTCAGACCCCCTTGGAGAACCACTATTGAAAGAAGACCTTACCCCTTCAGATGAATATGATATGGCCATTTTTGAAGAAGATGGTGAACATTACATCATCTTTGGTGTTTGGGACTATTACATCGCCAAGCTCAACTACGATATGGTAAGTCTGGCCGAAACACCAAGGAAAATTGAAATCAAAAATCCAAGGGGGCCATATAATCAGGACGGAAATAATACTGAAAAACCAACAGACGACAAACCTTTTGTTCACAAGTATAAAGACAAGTATTACCTATCGTGGGGCTGTTTTTATGCCATATCCGATAATCTATATGGCCCATATAACTATATAGACACCGTTATAAAAAAAGAAAGCTTTGCCAAGGGTTACGAAGCCCCTACTTGGCCAAATGGATTTCTTCAAGGCAGGCATGGTTCGTTCTTTGAGTGGCACAACCAATGGTATTATACGTATTGCGATATAAGCCAAACTGGTAACCGATGGTTCAGGGACACTTTCATTAGCTATGTACATTATAAAGACAATGGCGAAATCGCTACAATCCGTGTAGATGGCATTGGTGTCGCAAATTATAACGCCGATCAACCTGTAATTGAAGCTGAGGATTACTTTAAAATGGAAGGTATGGTAAAAAAAGAATATGGAGAAAATGGATTTATTGTTGCTACAAATGCTAAAAAGAGCTATTTGAATTTTCCGAACATCAAAGAGATTAAAGGATATTCAGGAATTACGTTTACGATTGATTCGATTGAAGAAAGCCAATTTTCTATTGAAATTCGAAGGAATCAACTGGATGGTGAGGTGCTGGCATCCAAAAAAATCCAGATTGCACCACTGGACAAAAATTTCACATCAGTTTCAATACCTATCACCACCGGATTTGAAGAAACCGAGAACCTATACTTTTTGATTCATAAAAAAAGTGGTGGGGCAGTTGAGATTGACAATTTTAAATTTTATAAATAA